One Erysipelothrix amsterdamensis DNA window includes the following coding sequences:
- a CDS encoding helix-turn-helix transcriptional regulator: MSNILGQRLKARRKELRISQQELAVAVGYTSRSTIAKIEAGVIDLPQSKIYDIAEALETTPTYLLGLEEELEALTATAIVEHLQSVTVDQLVECFSQLDLYSYEKVNEAVGKVALGYK, translated from the coding sequence ATGTCGAATATATTAGGTCAAAGACTGAAAGCTCGTCGTAAAGAACTACGTATTTCTCAACAGGAACTTGCTGTTGCTGTGGGTTATACATCACGTTCTACAATCGCTAAAATTGAAGCGGGTGTGATCGATCTTCCTCAGTCAAAAATTTATGATATCGCCGAGGCTTTAGAAACAACTCCAACGTACTTATTAGGTTTAGAAGAAGAACTTGAAGCTTTAACCGCAACAGCAATCGTTGAACATCTTCAATCTGTTACAGTTGATCAACTTGTTGAATGTTTTTCTCAATTAGATTTATATAGTTATGAAAAAGTAAATGAAGCAGTAGGTAAAGTAGCGTTAGGTTACAAATAA
- a CDS encoding Fur family transcriptional regulator, whose translation MSIKLTKQRQEILDLIQASEGHMTADQIHTKLKEGDVSIGIATVYRNLNVLYNEKLINRVRHPELGFIYDKNLHDHYHFRCRECNRIEDVELDYRKELHQLVEEELGCLVLDHDITFEGICKDCLAKSSQK comes from the coding sequence ATGAGTATCAAACTTACTAAACAAAGACAAGAGATTTTAGATTTAATCCAAGCATCTGAAGGTCATATGACGGCAGATCAAATTCATACAAAACTTAAAGAAGGTGATGTATCAATTGGAATTGCTACGGTCTATAGAAATTTAAATGTACTCTATAATGAAAAATTAATAAACCGTGTTAGACATCCAGAACTTGGATTTATCTATGATAAAAATCTACACGATCATTATCATTTTAGATGCAGAGAATGCAATCGCATTGAAGATGTGGAATTAGATTACCGAAAGGAATTACATCAACTCGTCGAAGAAGAACTAGGATGTCTTGTGTTAGATCACGACATCACATTCGAGGGTATTTGTAAGGACTGTTTGGCGAAATCAAGTCAAAAATAG
- the guaC gene encoding GMP reductase, producing MKIFDYEDIQLIPNKCIVKSRSECDTSVKLGNRTFEMPVVPANMQTIIDEPLAIWLAEHNYFYVMHRFNEERRYGFIQDMNQRGLYASISVGVKDSEYDFVRRLAAENVIPDYITIDIAHGHSEQVIRMIKHIKEFLPTTFVIAGNVGTPEAVRELENAGADATKVGIGPGKVCITKLKTGFGTGGWQLSALSWCAKAARKPLIADGGIRDHGDIAKSIRFGATMCMVGSLFAGHEESPGETIDIDGVAFKEYFGSASQFQKGEHKNVEGKRILIEHKGKIEDTLREMQQDLQSSISYAGGRDLEAIRKVDYVIVKNSIFNGDR from the coding sequence ATGAAAATATTTGATTACGAAGATATTCAATTAATTCCAAATAAATGTATTGTGAAAAGTCGCTCGGAATGCGATACAAGCGTTAAATTGGGAAATCGAACCTTTGAGATGCCTGTTGTTCCTGCAAACATGCAAACAATAATCGATGAACCGCTCGCTATTTGGTTAGCAGAACATAATTACTTTTATGTTATGCATCGTTTTAACGAGGAACGTCGTTATGGCTTTATTCAAGATATGAATCAACGCGGTCTTTATGCATCAATTAGTGTTGGTGTTAAAGATTCAGAGTATGATTTTGTACGTCGATTGGCAGCGGAAAATGTAATTCCCGACTATATCACAATCGATATTGCTCATGGTCATTCAGAACAAGTTATCCGAATGATTAAGCATATTAAAGAATTCTTACCAACCACATTTGTGATTGCAGGAAATGTTGGAACCCCAGAAGCGGTTCGTGAACTTGAAAATGCAGGTGCTGATGCCACAAAAGTTGGTATTGGACCGGGTAAGGTATGTATTACAAAATTAAAAACAGGGTTTGGAACTGGTGGATGGCAATTATCCGCATTATCATGGTGTGCTAAAGCAGCCCGAAAACCTTTAATTGCAGATGGTGGAATCCGAGATCATGGTGATATCGCTAAATCAATTCGTTTTGGCGCTACGATGTGTATGGTTGGATCACTCTTTGCTGGACATGAAGAGTCACCTGGAGAAACAATCGATATTGATGGTGTTGCATTCAAAGAATACTTTGGAAGTGCATCACAGTTTCAAAAAGGTGAACACAAAAACGTTGAAGGAAAGCGTATCCTAATAGAGCATAAAGGTAAAATCGAAGATACTCTAAGAGAAATGCAACAGGATCTTCAATCATCAATTTCATATGCCGGAGGTCGTGATTTAGAAGCGATTCGTAAGGTTGATTACGTGATTGTTAAGAACAGTATTTTTAATGGAGATCGTTAG
- the rsmI gene encoding 16S rRNA (cytidine(1402)-2'-O)-methyltransferase — MIKQQSFKNEKPTLFLVATPIGNLNEMTPRAIEILKTVDIIAAEDTRNARKLCSHFEINTKMISHHMHNEQESTKGIIDLLESGMNIGLVSDAGYPLISDPGQTLVRDVIAAGYNVVPISGSSAFLNALVASGLIVQPFAFMGFMEHKEGQLKKQLIQNKDLPMTTIYYLSVHKLEKTLEIVYDVLGNRKICLVREITKMHEEFIRGTVTEVMESVETIKGEFVIVIEANTEVSEVSFDDLIIRIKEQINAGNSVSRSISSVAKENGVSKNELYSYYHENK, encoded by the coding sequence ATGATAAAACAACAAAGCTTTAAAAATGAAAAACCAACACTTTTCCTTGTCGCAACTCCGATTGGGAATTTAAATGAAATGACACCAAGAGCGATTGAGATATTAAAGACTGTAGATATTATTGCTGCAGAGGATACGCGTAACGCTCGCAAACTCTGTTCACACTTCGAAATTAATACAAAAATGATCAGTCATCATATGCATAATGAACAAGAATCTACAAAAGGGATTATTGATTTGTTAGAGTCAGGGATGAATATTGGTTTGGTAAGTGATGCAGGATATCCACTTATCTCTGATCCAGGACAGACCTTAGTGCGAGATGTGATTGCAGCAGGGTATAATGTTGTGCCAATTTCAGGGAGTAGTGCATTTCTCAATGCTTTAGTCGCATCAGGGCTAATCGTTCAACCATTCGCATTTATGGGCTTTATGGAACATAAAGAAGGACAACTTAAAAAGCAATTAATACAAAACAAAGATTTACCAATGACAACAATCTATTATTTATCAGTTCATAAATTAGAAAAGACACTTGAAATCGTGTATGATGTGTTAGGTAATCGAAAGATTTGTCTTGTGCGTGAGATTACAAAAATGCACGAGGAGTTTATACGTGGTACGGTTACCGAGGTTATGGAGTCTGTTGAAACGATAAAAGGTGAGTTTGTAATTGTTATTGAAGCAAATACTGAAGTATCAGAAGTTAGTTTTGATGATTTAATCATTCGCATCAAGGAACAGATCAATGCAGGAAATTCTGTTTCGCGTTCAATTTCTTCTGTGGCCAAAGAGAATGGTGTTTCAAAAAATGAACTCTATTCTTACTATCACGAGAATAAATAG
- a CDS encoding DNA polymerase III subunit: MNNIQNQTKALNLFHRQQSKNRVSHAYLIVGDYGTLDYAKYMAMSMMCGEQDIGACGSCSTCQRVESENHADFRLLSGKEQSIKKSEIISLKEYFSQSSIETAGHQVYIIEDVDNATVEAMNSLLKFLEEPEGDIVAILTTRSENRVLETIRSRCLTVQLESMNHKVLFDKASEQGIDDVDAYLLSRMNHNLEELELQSNSEVYKEASSIFFDVLECLNQRDYLSAILTLQVEGIKKKRLDRERLLLLFELLELSFSSQGQQEQTIHVRTNNITNVDRIHLLQIVLSLKDRIRPGVNINLVIDQFGYELTKYYKNL; the protein is encoded by the coding sequence ATGAATAACATCCAAAATCAAACCAAAGCTCTAAATCTATTTCACCGCCAACAATCTAAAAATCGTGTTTCTCACGCGTATTTGATTGTTGGTGATTATGGGACGCTTGATTACGCTAAATATATGGCTATGAGTATGATGTGTGGCGAACAGGACATCGGTGCCTGCGGATCTTGCAGTACATGTCAGCGAGTTGAATCTGAAAACCATGCGGATTTCAGATTACTAAGTGGAAAAGAACAAAGTATTAAAAAATCTGAGATAATCAGTTTGAAAGAGTATTTTAGTCAATCTTCTATTGAAACTGCGGGTCATCAAGTCTACATAATCGAAGATGTTGATAATGCTACAGTTGAAGCAATGAATAGTCTTCTAAAATTTTTAGAAGAACCAGAGGGTGATATTGTCGCAATCTTAACAACACGCAGTGAAAACCGAGTTCTCGAGACTATACGCTCTAGATGTCTAACGGTTCAACTCGAATCGATGAATCATAAAGTCTTATTTGATAAGGCAAGTGAACAAGGAATTGATGATGTAGATGCTTATTTATTATCGAGGATGAATCATAATTTGGAAGAACTTGAGCTTCAAAGTAATAGTGAAGTGTATAAAGAAGCTAGTTCAATCTTCTTTGATGTTCTTGAATGTTTGAATCAACGTGACTATTTATCCGCGATACTGACGCTACAAGTAGAAGGAATTAAGAAAAAGAGATTGGATCGAGAACGCTTGTTATTGTTATTCGAACTCTTGGAATTATCTTTTTCATCACAAGGACAACAAGAACAAACGATACACGTTCGTACAAATAACATAACAAATGTAGATCGGATTCATTTACTTCAAATTGTTTTAAGTTTAAAAGATCGTATAAGACCTGGCGTCAATATTAATTTGGTTATTGATCAATTTGGATATGAATTAACGAAATACTACAAGAACCTTTAA
- the tmk gene encoding dTMP kinase: MTLFVSFEGPDGSGKTTITKIVSEYFEKKNQPVLCTREPGGIRISEKIRELILDPEHEEMDDRTEALLYAASRRQHLIEKIKPALSRGELVICDRFIDSSLAYQGYARGIGIDDVWDINMFAIDGFLPDLTIFLDLKPEEGLKRIGVRGYKDRLELEGDIFHEKVYQGYQEVIRRFPNRIKIVDAAQSIEDVAADVIKIIEMQLSHE; this comes from the coding sequence ATGACATTATTTGTATCATTTGAAGGTCCAGATGGAAGCGGTAAAACGACAATTACCAAGATTGTTTCGGAGTATTTTGAGAAGAAGAATCAACCAGTTCTCTGTACTCGAGAACCAGGCGGAATTCGTATTTCTGAAAAAATTAGAGAGCTGATTCTTGATCCAGAACATGAAGAAATGGATGATCGCACAGAGGCATTACTTTATGCTGCGAGTCGTCGACAACATTTAATTGAGAAAATAAAACCTGCACTCAGTAGAGGAGAGCTTGTGATTTGTGATCGATTTATAGATAGTTCTCTTGCTTATCAAGGCTATGCACGTGGTATTGGTATTGATGATGTTTGGGATATAAATATGTTTGCTATCGATGGATTTTTGCCAGACTTAACAATCTTCTTGGATTTAAAACCTGAAGAAGGTTTGAAGCGTATTGGTGTTCGTGGATATAAAGATCGATTGGAGCTTGAAGGGGATATCTTTCATGAAAAAGTGTACCAAGGGTACCAAGAAGTGATTCGTCGTTTTCCTAATCGGATTAAGATTGTAGATGCAGCCCAATCCATTGAAGATGTTGCTGCGGATGTGATTAAGATTATCGAGATGCAGTTAAGTCATGAATAA
- a CDS encoding NUDIX hydrolase, protein MVRDGLKLNEVLKYQGKIVDVYNVEFETQTGMFEAEILKHDGGVCIAATHDDKAFYCVDQYRYGVEHIMREFPAGKIDQEELPIDAALRELREEIGFIAKTLVPLGYIHPSPAYLDEVLYLYYATDLDYVGQDLDENEVLNVYTRDIKDIIDDIEANQITDAKTISLAYKVNHYLSQK, encoded by the coding sequence ATGGTAAGAGACGGCTTAAAACTGAATGAAGTACTGAAGTATCAAGGAAAGATTGTCGATGTTTATAACGTTGAATTTGAAACACAGACCGGAATGTTTGAAGCTGAGATTTTAAAGCATGATGGTGGCGTGTGTATTGCCGCAACCCATGATGATAAAGCATTCTACTGTGTAGATCAATATCGATATGGTGTTGAACACATTATGCGAGAATTCCCTGCTGGAAAAATTGATCAAGAAGAACTCCCAATTGACGCCGCATTACGGGAATTACGTGAAGAAATTGGGTTTATCGCAAAAACATTGGTTCCACTTGGATATATTCATCCATCTCCCGCATATCTAGATGAAGTCTTGTATCTTTATTATGCAACTGATTTAGATTACGTTGGTCAAGACCTTGATGAAAATGAAGTTCTAAATGTTTATACTCGAGATATTAAAGACATCATTGATGATATCGAAGCAAATCAAATCACAGACGCGAAGACGATTTCTCTTGCTTACAAAGTAAACCATTATCTCTCTCAAAAATAA
- a CDS encoding linear amide C-N hydrolase encodes MCTGIQVISKQNNTYWGRTQEFDTFLPVCGVIVPRGTAINNMLSPIVAKNAAAGISLNDSTQDILLMDGMNEHGLAGGSFYFGNEYADYAPSSAIELMGKQALRGEEFVTWALLNCDSIVDLHRKAIKEVAISSEPNIHGNVIPQHYVFVDRTGASIVLEPSSAGSFDIYPNEIGTFTNQPEFPWHVQNLQNYVSMNSHIYPSRKFGKFETLSSGMGNGLFGLPGDFTPQSRFVRATVFNSLSNQPHDDQALDKVFRILNTVDIPYGLIVDEKEQVQYTQYTSAYDLENRTINISTYENRQIQQFYFDPLLINNHEIVRYEVKRKQMIETMNQL; translated from the coding sequence ATGTGTACAGGAATACAAGTAATATCAAAGCAAAATAATACTTATTGGGGAAGAACCCAAGAATTTGATACATTTTTACCCGTTTGTGGAGTGATTGTCCCTCGTGGAACAGCCATTAATAATATGCTCTCTCCGATTGTTGCGAAAAATGCTGCAGCAGGAATCAGCCTTAACGATTCGACCCAAGATATTTTATTAATGGATGGTATGAATGAACATGGACTCGCAGGTGGTAGTTTTTATTTTGGAAATGAGTATGCTGATTACGCTCCAAGTAGTGCGATAGAGTTAATGGGTAAGCAAGCCTTACGAGGTGAAGAATTTGTTACCTGGGCACTTCTAAACTGCGATTCAATCGTTGATTTACACCGTAAAGCTATTAAAGAAGTCGCAATATCAAGTGAGCCAAATATTCATGGAAACGTAATTCCACAACATTATGTCTTTGTAGACCGTACCGGTGCCAGCATCGTACTCGAACCTTCCTCAGCTGGTTCGTTTGATATTTATCCGAATGAAATTGGAACGTTTACCAATCAACCCGAATTTCCTTGGCATGTTCAAAACCTCCAAAATTATGTTTCAATGAATAGCCACATTTATCCATCGCGGAAATTTGGAAAGTTTGAAACTTTAAGCTCAGGAATGGGAAATGGTTTATTTGGTTTACCTGGTGATTTTACACCGCAATCACGATTTGTCCGAGCTACTGTATTTAATAGTCTTTCGAATCAACCTCATGATGATCAAGCTCTGGATAAAGTTTTCCGTATTCTAAATACCGTCGATATCCCTTATGGTCTTATTGTAGATGAAAAAGAACAAGTACAGTACACACAATACACTTCAGCATACGATTTAGAAAATCGAACGATTAATATTTCAACCTATGAGAATCGACAAATCCAACAATTTTATTTTGATCCCTTGCTGATTAATAATCATGAAATTGTTCGTTACGAAGTGAAGCGTAAACAGATGATAGAGACCATGAATCAATTATAA
- a CDS encoding FtsB family cell division protein — MGQTVTKTRIAKNPTIKFASIILGILIVSVSCLMLSKSAKELVSTFQLNQQLKSERSNLKVLETKQGELALEKAKLQDPTYVQNYARGKHLLSKSEEQVFILPKTE, encoded by the coding sequence ATGGGACAAACAGTTACGAAAACGCGAATAGCTAAGAATCCAACAATTAAATTTGCATCAATCATTCTTGGTATTTTGATAGTATCCGTTTCATGCCTAATGTTATCTAAATCTGCAAAAGAATTAGTATCAACATTCCAATTGAACCAACAACTTAAAAGCGAACGCTCAAATTTAAAAGTACTTGAAACAAAACAAGGTGAACTTGCTCTTGAAAAAGCAAAACTTCAAGATCCTACTTATGTTCAAAACTATGCTCGAGGGAAACACCTCTTGTCAAAGTCAGAAGAACAAGTATTTATCTTACCTAAAACAGAATAA